A region of Mauremys mutica isolate MM-2020 ecotype Southern chromosome 2, ASM2049712v1, whole genome shotgun sequence DNA encodes the following proteins:
- the EOMES gene encoding eomesodermin homolog, translated as MQLGEQLLGSAASLAGPPFYPPESSSARGGHRGPPSSGSPQRLDLDKGPKKCGGAGPGMLSEAEAGEPFPGAGSKQGGPDGRKAAPGGEAELPPAAARYPLDSLSPERYYLPSPGPQGAELGAPCSLFPYPAAQHGSVYPAPGGARYPYGSVLAPGGFSAAVCSPGGRAQFGGGGGGGYQYGQGAAGPLYSPYPAAGSCGGLGALAVPGSGPGLRAQVFLCNRPLWLKFHRHQTEMIITKQGRRMFPFLSFNITGLNPTAHYNVFVEVVLADPNHWRFQGGKWVTCGKADNNMQGNKVYVHPESPNTGAHWMRQEISFGKLKLTNNKGANNNNTQMIVLQSLHKYQPRLHIVEVTEDGVEDLNDSSKTQTFIFPETQFIAVTAYQNTDITQLKIDHNPFAKGFRDNYDSMYTASENDRLTPSPTDSPRSHQIVPGARYSVQPFFQEQFVNNLPPARFYNGERTVPQTNGLLSPQQNEEVANPPQRWFVTPVQQPGTNKLDMNSYETEYSPSTLLPYGIKSLPLQTSHALGYYPDPTFPSMAGWGSRGSYQRKMATGLPWTSRTSPPAFSEDHLPKEKVKEEISSSWIETPPSIKSLDSNDSGIYTSACKRRRLSPSTSSNENSPTMKCEDMNAEDYSKDTSKGMGYYAFYTTT; from the exons ATGCAGTTAGGGGAGCAGCTCCTGGGCAGCGCCGCTAGCCTGGCCGGGCCCCCCTTCTACCCGCCCGAGAGCAGCAGCGCCCGCGGCGGCCACCGCGGCCCGCCCAGCTCGGGCTCCCCGCAGCGCCTGGACTTGGACAAGGGGCCGAAGAAGTGCGGCGGCGCCGGGCCGGGCATGCTGAGCGAGGCGGAGGCCGGCGAGCCCTTCCCCGGCGCGGGCTCCAAGCAGGGCGGCCCGGACGGGCGCAAGGCGGCCCCTGGCGGGGAGGCCGAGCTGCCCCCGGCCGCCGCCCGCTACCCGCTGGACAGCCTGAGCCCGGAGCGCTACTACCTGCCGTCCCCGGGGCCGCAGGGCGCCGAGCTGGGCGCGCCCTGCTCGCTCTTCCCCTACCCGGCGGCGCAGCACGGCTCCGTCTACCCCGCGCCCGGCGGGGCGCGCTACCCCTACGGCTCCGTGCTGGCCCCGGGCGGCTTCTCGGCCGCCGTGTGCTCCCCGGGCGGCCGCGCGCAGttcgggggcggcggcggcggcggctacCAGTACGGCCAGGGGGCGGCGGGGCCCCTGTACAGCCCCTACCCGGCGGCGGGCTCCTGCGGCGGGCTGGGCGCCTTGGCCGTGCCCGGCTCggggccggggctgcgggcgcAGGTCTTCCTCTGCAACCGGCCGCTCTGGCTCAAGTTCCACCGGCACCAGACCGAGATGATCATCACCAAGCAGGGCAG GCGGATGTTTCCCTTCCTGAGCTTCAACATCACCGGCCTCAACCCCACGGCCCATTACAACGTGTTCGTGGAGGTGGTGCTGGCCGATCCCAACCACTGGCGCTTCCAGGGGGGCAAGTGGGTGACGTGCGGAAAAGCGGACAACAACATGCAAG GCAACAAGGTGTATGTTCACCCTGAGTCCCCAAACACTGGGGCTCACTGGATGAGGCAGGAGATCTCTTTTGGAAAACTAAAACTGACCAATAACAAAGGTGCTAACAATAATAATACTCAG ATGATAGTACTTCAGTCTCTACACAAGTACCAACCTCGACTTCATATTGTGGAAGTGACTGAAGATGGGGTTGAAGATCTGAATGACTCTTCAAAGACTCAGACGTTTATTTTCCCGGAAACCCAGTTCATAGCAGTTACTGCATATCAAAACACTGAT aTCACTCAGCTTAAAATTGACCATAATCCTTTTGCAAAGGGCTTCAGGGACAACTATGATTC CATGTACACAGCTTCAGAAAATGACAGATTAACTCCATCTCCCACGGATTCTCCTAGATCCCACCAGATTGTCCCAGGAGCCCGGTACAGCGTGCAACCATTCTTCCAGGAACAGTTTGTCAACAACTTGCCGCCAGCCAGATTTTACAATGGTGAGAGAACTGTACCTCAGACAAATGGTCTACTCTCTCCTCAGCAAAATGAAGAGGTGGCCAATCCTCCCCAGAGATGGTTTGTTACTCCTGTGCAGCAACCTGGTACCAACAAACTGGACATGAACTCCTATGAAACAGAATATTCTCCTAGCACCTTGCTCCCCTATGGCATTAAATCCCTTCCGTTGCAGACATCCCATGCTTTGGGATATTATCCTGATCCAACATTCCCTTCCATGGCAGGGTGGGGAAGCAGAGGTTCTTATCAGAGAAAAATGGCGACTGGGTTACCTTGGACCTCCCGAACAAGTCCCCCGGCTTTCTCTGAAGACCATCTTCCCAAGGAGAAGGTGAAAGAAGAAATCAGCTCATCTTGGATAGAGACCCCACCTTCCATAAAATCTCTAGATTCAAATGATTCTGGCATCTACACTAGTGCTTGTAAGAGAAGACGACTTTCTCCTAGTACTTCCAGCAATGAAAATTCTCCAACAATGAAATGTGAAGACATGAATGCTGAGGACTATAGCAAAGACACTTCAAAAGGCATGGGCTACTATGCTTTCTATACTACTACTTAG